A genomic segment from Glycine max cultivar Williams 82 chromosome 1, Glycine_max_v4.0, whole genome shotgun sequence encodes:
- the LOC100791013 gene encoding trihelix transcription factor GT-3b: MEGTHHLHHHHQGHQQQQQQRVLPQNMNVDVTDRFPQWSIQETKEFLVIREELDQTFMETKRNKQLWEVISNRMKEKGYHRSAEQCKCKWKNLVTRYKGFETMEQEATRQQFPFYNEFNAIFTARMQRMLWAEAEGGSKKNKATTQLSSDENEESTEAGSGRKKKKAKIGSRGGDNCSGSFNSLKEILEEFMRQQMQIDTQWMEAFEARENERRLKEMEWRQAMEVLENERIMMEERWREREEQRRIREEARAEKRDALITALLNKLERQGM; the protein is encoded by the exons ATGGAAGGTACTCATCATCTCCATCACCATCACCAAGGgcatcaacaacaacagcaacaaagGGTTCTTCCTCAGAATATGAACGTGGATGTGACCGATAGATTTCCTCAATGGAGCATCCAAGAAACAAAGGAGTTTCTGGTGATCCGTGAAGAGCTGGATCAGACTTTCATGGAGACTAAGAGGAACAAGCAGTTGTGGGAAGTGATATCTAACCGAATGAAGGAAAAGGGTTACCATAGAAGTGCAGAGCAGTGCAAGTGCAAGTGGAAAAACCTTGTTACCCGCTATAAG GGATTTGAAACAATGGAGCAAGAAGCGACGAGACAGCAATTCCCGTTTTACAATGAATTCAATGCGATTTTCACAGCAAGGATGCAGAGAATGCTGTGGGCAGAAGCTGAGGGTGGATCAAAGAAGAACAAGGCAACAACGCAGCTCTCATCGGACGAAAATGAAGAGAGTACTGAAGCCGGTAGCggcagaaagaagaagaaagcaaagataggTAGTAGGGGTGGTGATAACTGTAGTGGTAGTTTCAACAGTTTGAAGGAGATTTTGGAGGAGTTCATGAGGCAACAGATGCAAATAGATACACAATGGATGGAAGCGTTTGAGGCGAGGGAGAATGAGAGGAGGCTGAAGGAGATGGAATGGAGACAAGCCATGGAGGTGTTGGAGAATGAGAGGATAATGATGGAGGAAAGATGGAGAGAAAGGGAGGAACAAAGGAGGATTAGGGAAGAAGCTAGGGCTGAGAAGAGGGATGCACTAATCACAGCTTTGCTAAACAAGCTAGAGAGACAAGGAATGTAG
- the LOC121172814 gene encoding uncharacterized protein, producing MVCSWVMLFCAVSDRTFSFIVYLPYSSVIFTHHVAPNIKEVDSEFEATDDPDALALEVYDPPPSSEYVSRIELELLRTRKAFAQALDDRRYAEDQAVKWQHLIVDFFYKKLVVGKLQEVLPLLEVQCVPFLVPIDLSSDSDSFGEEFFRKLDEDFATAKQKGEKK from the coding sequence ATGGTATGTTCATGGGTCATGTTGTTTTGTGCTGTGTCTGATCGCACTTTCTCATTCATTGTGTATCTACCATACTCCAGCGTCATCTTCACCCATCATGTTGCACCTAACATTAAGGAAGTTGATTCTGAATTTGAAGCTACTGATGATCCTGATGCTCTTGCACTTGAAGTGTATGATCCCCCTCCATCAAGTGAGTATGTTAGCAGAATTGAGCTTGAGTTGCTTAGAACGAGGAAAGCATTTGCTCAAGCTCTGGATGATAGACGCTATGCTGAAGATCAAGCTGTGAAGTGGCAGCATCTAATTGTAGACTTCTTTTACAAGAAGTTAGTGGTTGGGAAACTCCAAGAAGTCCTTCCCCTCCTGGAAGTCCAATGCGTACCCTTCCTTGTTCCTATTGATTTGTCATCAGACTCTGATTCTTTTGGTGAGGAGTTCTTTAGGAAGCTTGATGAGGATTTTGCTACTGCCAAGCAAAAAGGGGAGAAAAAGTAA